One window from the genome of Spiractinospora alimapuensis encodes:
- a CDS encoding TetR/AcrR family transcriptional regulator, producing the protein MSDSGDVGSRIAHEISVSPTGGPPTHERADAALNRSRILAAAERLFSSAADPRAVTMGELASAAGVGRATLYRRYPDIGSVAVALLDEHERRLQEQILSGAPPLGPGAPPAERLAAFYTAALDLLDRHLHLVLGAETGPRRFTTGAYAFWRAHVGTLIARVPDVDREAVVDQLLAPLDPDLFTHQRDVLGIPTERLAQGLGWTARRLLT; encoded by the coding sequence ATGAGCGACAGTGGCGACGTGGGGAGCAGAATCGCGCACGAGATCAGCGTGTCCCCCACTGGCGGGCCGCCCACACACGAGCGCGCCGACGCCGCACTCAACCGATCCCGCATCCTGGCCGCGGCGGAACGACTGTTCTCGTCGGCGGCTGATCCCCGCGCCGTCACCATGGGCGAACTCGCCTCGGCGGCCGGGGTGGGGCGGGCCACCCTCTACCGTCGCTATCCCGACATCGGCTCGGTCGCGGTCGCACTCCTCGACGAGCACGAGCGGCGGCTGCAGGAGCAGATCCTCTCCGGTGCGCCCCCGCTCGGCCCCGGAGCACCACCGGCGGAACGCCTGGCCGCTTTCTACACGGCCGCGCTCGACCTCCTCGACCGCCACCTGCACCTGGTGCTGGGTGCCGAGACTGGTCCCCGACGATTCACCACTGGCGCCTACGCCTTCTGGCGGGCACACGTCGGAACGTTGATCGCACGCGTTCCCGACGTGGACCGCGAGGCCGTGGTGGACCAACTCCTGGCACCTTTGGACCCGGACCTCTTCACACACCAACGCGACGTACTCGGCATCCCCACCGAACGCCTCGCCCAAGGCCTCGGTTGGACCGCGCGCCGCCTGCTCACCTGA
- a CDS encoding LysR family transcriptional regulator codes for MALDLHKLEHLIAVVEEGTFTRASARLCLTQQALSSSIRALEREIGVDLLDRGGSPLAVTAAGQALIGDARVLRGAAETALRRVRRIGRNETEILHIGHTPAVTADEVIALVHQVHAVHPDLPTQVNQRYPAELNDQLRRGEIDLGLSRAMSTDYGLDSMVVTRHRLNIAIDAGHRLAGRDTLHLAELAEEPIMVWGHPGRSGYTDLLVHHCREAGFEPHIRRNPIQGTPPVTAVLGTRELAFVTAPPGTALEGKVHVVELLPPTFVPVRAMWPRHTTSAVRDAFLSVDFMGGRDHADAD; via the coding sequence ATGGCGTTGGATCTGCACAAGCTGGAGCATCTGATCGCGGTGGTGGAGGAGGGCACGTTCACCCGCGCCTCGGCCCGCCTCTGTCTCACGCAGCAGGCGCTGTCGAGTTCGATCCGCGCGTTGGAGCGTGAGATCGGTGTGGACCTGCTCGATCGGGGTGGCAGCCCGCTCGCGGTGACCGCCGCCGGCCAGGCCCTGATCGGCGACGCGCGGGTACTGCGGGGAGCGGCGGAGACGGCGCTGCGGCGGGTCCGCCGGATCGGGCGAAACGAGACCGAGATCCTGCACATCGGGCACACGCCGGCGGTCACCGCCGACGAGGTGATCGCCCTCGTGCACCAGGTCCACGCCGTCCACCCGGACCTCCCGACCCAGGTGAACCAGCGCTATCCCGCGGAACTCAACGACCAGCTCCGTCGGGGCGAGATCGACCTCGGGCTGAGCCGAGCGATGTCCACCGACTACGGCCTGGACAGCATGGTGGTGACCCGTCACCGCCTGAACATCGCCATCGACGCGGGACACCGCCTCGCCGGACGCGACACGCTCCATCTGGCCGAGCTCGCCGAGGAACCCATCATGGTGTGGGGCCATCCCGGCCGGTCCGGCTACACCGATCTTCTCGTACACCACTGCCGGGAGGCCGGCTTCGAGCCGCACATCCGCCGCAACCCGATCCAGGGCACACCGCCGGTGACGGCCGTACTGGGAACGCGGGAGCTGGCCTTCGTCACCGCGCCCCCCGGCACCGCCCTCGAGGGCAAGGTCCACGTGGTGGAGCTGCTCCCCCCGACTTTCGTCCCCGTCCGCGCGATGTGGCCCCGCCACACGACCAGCGCCGTCCGGGACGCGTTCCTGAGCGTGGACTTCATGGGCGGCAGGGACCACGCCGACGCTGACTGA